A single window of Oncorhynchus nerka isolate Pitt River unplaced genomic scaffold, Oner_Uvic_2.0 unplaced_scaffold_2128, whole genome shotgun sequence DNA harbors:
- the LOC135559497 gene encoding methionine-R-sulfoxide reductase B3-like — MCCFCFPGWPSFYDLVKEESVTVTDDFAYGMHRVETSCSQCGSHLGHLFDDGPRPTGKRYCINSASLGFQSASASSPPSNGAGAGAGAGAGAGAGAGLELGQELGLGQGQELGQGLGQVVRSGARLSSE, encoded by the exons ATGTGTTGTTTCTGTTTTCCAGGTTGGCCTTCCTTCTATGACCTGGTAAAGGAGGAATCAGTCACTGTAACAGACGATTTCGCCTACGGGATGCACAGAGTTGAGACCAGCTGTAGTCAG tgtggttCTCACCTCGGACACCTGTTTGATGACGGCCCCAGACCCACAGGGAAACGATACTGCATCAACTCTGCCTCTCTGGGCTTCCAGTCCGCCTCAGCCTCTAGCCCACCCAGCAACGGGGCTGGGgcaggggctggagctggggcaggagctggggctggggcagggctggagctggggcaggagctggggctggggcaggGGCAGGAGCTGGGGCAGGGGCTGGGCCAGGTGGTGCGGTCGGGGGCAAGACTGAGCTCTGAGTAA